The following nucleotide sequence is from Flavobacteriales bacterium.
CTTTGATGTGGAGTATATTCCGAGCTGCGACCGGCTCCGGATCAGGTTCACCAACATCAGTCAGAACTCGGGTACGTATCATTGGGATTTCGGCGATGGCCATACATCGGCATTGCCTGATCCTACATACGAGTTTGATTACAACTATAACACCAGGGTTATCCTGACGGCCACCAATGGGGTATGTGAGGATACGGCATCCCATGCGGTAGATATCAAAAGTTTCGACTATTATAATTCTCCTGTCGTGCCCAACGTATTTACACCCAATGGTGATGGCATCAACGATGTCTTCAGGGTGAAGGTCAACGGCGACCTGAGAGAATGCACCGACATGGTGATCCTGACCCGATGGGGGCAGGAGATATACAGTCCGCCCGGTGGTCAGCTCGCATAGGATGGAAGAACGGTTGCCGGATTGGCCGTGCCGGATGGCACGTACTTATACATTATCCGGATCAAGGATATCGAAGTGGCCGGGACCCTGACGGTGATCAGTACCAAGTAAATCGGATCAGGAAGCTCCGGTGGAAGCAGGCACCGGTTTGGGAAATACGGCCCGGTAGATGGGTCCCAGAAATATTTTGATCTTCAATGAATAGACCGGAGCGCTCAGAGATTCTTCTATCACCCTGTTTCTTGTAAGCACCTGCCGGTAGCCTATTCCGGATCCGATCCCGATCCAGCTCCAGAATTTATAATGTCCCACGATCGATAGCTCAAACAGGTTAATGCCCTGGTCGCGCAATGTGACGCCCGTGGCGGTATCTTTCAGTGAGACTTTTCCGAAGCCCAGCTGGAGGGGCATGCTGAATTCCCAGTGCTTGTCCTGGAGCAGGACATATTCCACATAAGGACTGAAATAGGTGAGTCGGAACCGTGCTTGTGAAGTGTCGGCGGTACCGTTCGGGTGTTCATCAATCACTTCCCGGTAGAATGGGGAGGCCAGAGAATAAATACCCGCACCCATCCGAATCTTTTTTCCGAATTCGAGCCCTGCTTTCATTCCGAATATTTTGGCGTCGGATGCAAAAAGAAAAGAGCGGCGCGTATCAAAAGCGAAGATGAATTTCGGCTTTTGTTTCAAATAAAGCAGCAAGCTGTCAAGCACCTGGCTGGTTGCCGGTTTCCAGATGCATGATGCCACTATAAGCACCAGGGCCACACGTATCTTCATGGGATACAAAGATAATCGAATCCGGTCAGCGGATAGATGTTCTATGGGTTGATTCTTTACCTTTACA
It contains:
- a CDS encoding gliding motility-associated C-terminal domain-containing protein; amino-acid sequence: FDVEYIPSCDRLRIRFTNISQNSGTYHWDFGDGHTSALPDPTYEFDYNYNTRVILTATNGVCEDTASHAVDIKSFDYYNSPVVPNVFTPNGDGINDVFRVKVNGDLRECTDMVILTRWGQEIYSPPGGQLA